ACCGTTTTGGCGATGATGTGCTGCCTCTGCAGGGTGTACCAGCCTTCGATAAGGCCAACGATTGTGCTTTTGCCAGAGCCACTGGGGCCAACGATGGCAGTGTTCTTGTTGGCCACGATACGGAGGTTAAGCCCATCCAGGACCTTCTTGCTGGGGCGGCTAGGGTAGGCGAACTGGACGTCGTTGAAGACAATGTCGGTGCCAGGGTTCACGGAAGGATATCTGAGCGTGCCAGCCACCGGCCTGGGGGCATCGATGACCGCGAAGAACTCGGATGCTGCAACGATGGCCTTTGAGATAACGATGAGGGGTGTGGACACTTGGGATATGGAGGATCTGTAGGTCACAACGCCAGTCAGCAAGGCCCGTGATGACAGACGAAACTTGAAAATAAGAAAAGATCCatgggagaagaggaagaagaggccacGCACACCATGAGCATGACGCTCATCAAGACAATGACGACTGTGCCGACGGTGTTGATACGGCCATTCGAATACTCCCTGCTGCCAAACCAAAAGGCCAGCGCGAAAGCGACCTGGAAACTGAAAAACACGAGCCCCGTCTGGATAGCGACGAATGGGCTGGTCCACACACCGGCCTGGCGAGCCTGCTCGACCAATCCGGCATACTTCAGAGCGATGCGGTGCTCGGCGCCGCAGGAGGTGATCATGCGGACGGAGCCTAGGGCCTCGGCCGCGACGGCGccggccttggtctcggctGCGGTGAGCCTCCCGTGGCCCTTGATGATTATGGGCaggaggatgccgaggacgacgaggatgaagatcAGGACGGAGCTGGTGACGAGAGTTACAGACCAGCTGTAGACgaaggcgatgatgatggccgaTATGATGGTGGCTGTGTACTCGAGAAAGGTGCCGAGTTTCTCGGAGACGCCGATCTGGAGGATGTTGGAGGTCGCCgtgatggtggtggccgCCGCGCCGGGGGGCATGGAGTCGAGCACATGGATGGtctggccgaggaggcaCTGCATGTAGTCAAGGCGGATGGCCGCAGATATGCGGATGCCGATGATACGGAAGCAGAACTGGCATCCGGGTTAGTTTCGGTGTTTGTGGAGTCCCTGGCACCGTCCTACGGTCATGTATGACTTAATGCGACATTCCAGACAATTACGTACCTTGTTGATGTAGTTGAGCCCGAGGCGGGCGATGAACAAGCCGGTGATGTACAACGAGCCCCTGTTCATGGTATCGTCAAAGGCATCCTGCGTCTTGCCATCCGGAGCATCAAAGCTGCTGAAGTTCTCGACCAACTGGCCAAAGACGGCGACCATCAGAGGCATGGTCACACCGGCGGCGATGCTGGATAGCGCAGCGGCCACCAGGAAGATGATGTCCTGTCGCTTGGCGTAGGTGAAGACACGGACGTAGTCCTTGAGTCCCGCCTCCCTCTCGCGCGGCGGATCCTCAATCGCAGGAGAGGCGACATCACCACTGAGGCGAACACAGTTGAGCTCGCTATCTTGCGAGGGGCCTTGCGATGGGTCAGCGAGGGGAGGACCGCCGCGGCCAGCCTTGGTCCTGTTGAATGTCCTCATGCTGACTGATGGCGCTGACGCTGCTGCTTGTGATTCAGAGATGTTGTGATGAGAGGCAGGGTCAGAAACGCTCCAGGGCAAGGTGACGATGAGCAGCTTCCACCGTCTTTCGGGGGTGCACTTGGTCTTTCGACCCTGACGACGGAAGGAAGATGGGGACTGAGCTCAGATCTATTGTTGCGACGCCTTTCTCGGATCACAGCGTTTGGAATTGGGGGGGGCCACGAAGGCTGTTGCTGTTTGGAGTTGAAACGCGAAAAATGCACGAGGACGGTGTGGCAAAGGCAACGGATCGAGGAAATTACGACTCGGCAAAATTTACCTAAGCAAGGACCCGGGGAAGTTGGGGGCGAGTTGCTTGATGCATGCAGAAGCAGGCAATGAATGATGCACGCGTGTGgatgttggttgttggttaTGTCGGAAGGTAGGGTTAAGCTGAGTCTTACAGTAGCCATGCAAAAGTTCTGTTAAATTAGGCCCTGCATTTTTTTTACCCTCctctataaaaattataataaaaatactataaattatttaattaattaaaattgcttattatattctttattaaatatcttaattattacttaataagtctttatattataattaaacttattataatatatattatgACTTGACTTTATACCACCCAAAATGGGGATCAAAGTATTTCAATCTATATCTCAGTAATTTCAACAGTAAAAGCTCTATACCCAAAGCCAGAGGTCTCAATAGGCTCAAATCAATAAGGTTTATCCACGCAATCATCGATAGCTTCAATGACACGCTGAAGCCAGCTCTGTTCATAATGAACAGCTTGCATCTTGACCAACTgaagaggttaaaatctaACCCCTTCACATAGCAGCTCCCCCCTCCAACGTCAACCTTCCGATCGCAATTCTCGACCACTCAAAGAGTTCAAAATCTAAAgaaagttaatataattaggtatttagtattattttattagagaaatataatatactaattatagctaaattatATACCttataactttttttttaaagaCTTTTAAAGAGAGATCTTATATACTTCTCAGTAAGGcaaatataatataaaataataagagcaattaattaattaatagcaataaagatttaattagAGAAAGAGCCTAAAAGCtgcttttttcttattaacCATGACgaagataataataataatagctaaagGCAACTAGCCTTTAACCCTTTTCTATATATAGgaaattacctaatagcTTAAAACAGCTTAGCACTTTtcttttagcttattataatatttataataagcctaagtataatataaagacttattaggtaataattaaaatatctaaagaaaaatataataaataattttattaattaaataatttataatttttttataataatttttattaaaaaggttaagatttttattatatttatttatttattatatttacttattatatatattaaaagaataataataattttaataataaagtaaaacttaaatatttaaaaaagGGActataaaaacttaaaaagcTATAAGTTAAAGGATAGCTAAGTCTTTTAAAATAGTTTTAACTAatagaatatattataatatatattttaaataattaagtataTATCTATTCTAGTAATATTCTTCTACTTACTCTAGTATATAGGATATATAGGAATATAGAGCAGGGATATATTAAAACTATAAAAAATTACACATCTAATTAAACCCATCAGAGAATTCGGGCTCATAATAAGAGGATCCGATATAATACAATCATCATCTTTAGGCTCCACATCGTATTGATGCCTATCATTCTGATCGAATTGACCGTATCGGATCTAACACTTTTATGATCCGAGGACCCTGGCTCGTGAATTATGCGTAAGCTCTCAGGCTATTGGTGCCGCGTGTGTACATCCGTACTACGTACAAAAAAGACACCGTACTGGCTGTGTTGCTTTTGGTGGAGTGAATCGATCCAACAACTGATCCACGATTCCTCTTCACGGAATTTCCTTGATTCAGTTGCTGACTCAATGAATCATCTCGCAGCAACAATATGCCGAGACAGGGACACTGACCCGTACGTAATGTCGTGTATCTGGGAATCAAAGCAGCGACAACATGCGGTCCCTGCAGGTGAGGAAAAGTTTCGCTAGTAAAAATACATGCATACATACACATATATACATCATTCGTTGAACTTGCTCGACTTGAAAAGTTCAATATATAGAAGAAACGGTCGATTCCCGGAGATATTTATTACTCTGGACATGTCTTGATCACATTCTTACCGCCCCAGAGTTAGCCGAGATCCCCCacgaccgacgacgacgacgaccaccaccaccaccaccaccacacaaTGGACGAAAACCCCTTGCGTCTACAGTTTCGCCCGAGGGCGGCAAGATTTCCAAGCGCCGCCCCCCTCGTACTCATCCACGACGCCGGTGGGACGGTCTATAGTTATCTGCGCCTGGGGGACCTGAAACGGGATGTCTGGGCCATCTCAGACCCGTACTTTGAGGCAGTGAAGCCATGGGACGGGGGTTTcgacgagatggccgagcACTACCAGCAGCTGATAGAGAGCGCCGGCATCAGAGGCCCGATCCTGTTGGGAGGTACGTAGATGGGAAaaggggagaggagggggaaaaaaagGCCCTCTCCTTTACGACATTCAACTAGTCAGTCGCTCATGCAAAACTCTTCAAGGATGGTCACTCGGCGCCTATGTGTCCCTCGCCATTGCCAAACGGATGCTGCACATGAAGCCCTGCAGGTTCTACGTCACGGGGATCCTCATGGTCGACTCTCCAGTTCAGATCCCCACGTCTACGCTGCCGCCTTGCGGGCCGGACCCGGACTTTAGCGATCTCCCAGACCTGGTGCGCAAGTCGTTCGACAAGTTCGACGCCATGCTGAGCGTGTGCGACCTGCCCGCGTGGGACTCCCCGGCCTGCCAGGGCAAGCCGGTGCGCCTCGCTGCCGGCGGGAAGACGTTCACCGTGGAGACGGATCAGGTTCTGCACTTACCGTTGGGCGGTGGCTGGACGACAGCTTCTTTGACCAAGACTccccaggaggagggtcGTGTGGAGGTGACGGAACAGTTCACTGGGCCGCCACCTGCGGTGCTGGTGAGGTGCTTGAGACGCACACCCACCGATGCACCCTCGCAGGGACCGTCCCAGGTGGACAGGTATCGTGATGAACTCCTGTTGGGTTGGGAGGGGAGACATCagagcttcatcaaggccgtcatCGACGTGGACAAGCACCACTTTAACGTCTTCCAGCCTTCCAATGTAAGTTGGCCGGACAAGTTTGTTACCGCTTCCATCTCTACCATCATCAGTATTCATACTCATGTTGTTGCATGTTCTTGTTTTGTCCTTGGCCCCCTTTTTCCCCCTCCTGCGTGTTTCTCCATGCCCCAAGCTTGTCCTCAAAAACTCAGCAAGACTCTCTCGGGTCTGCCGTACTTGGGCACGTCTCCTTCGTTGGCCGCTTACCAAGTCATGGAACTGCTTCCACAACGCCGTTGCTAaccttcttccttcattGCAGGCAGACACCATGACGCAGCACATTAACGAGGGTCTCAACATGCTCGATAGCCTCCAGATAGCTTGAAGAACTCCCAAGAacaaagatgatggcactTTCCTTGGCCTGGTTATCGGTCGAGCGATCAATCGTTCACTTGTTGGTTTGTGAGGGAGAAGCGGCGGTCAGCGTCGAGGTCGTACTATGGAGTTGTCAACCTGCTCGAcatggacatgatgggcacGGGCGGTGGCTGCAAAAGAACACATGGCAAGGACTTCAGAGGGTTCATGGTGAGTGACGTTGGTTAATGGGGAACCACCTTGACACTTGGTGAAGGTCTGTATTTAGATGGAACAAGTCTAGATCCTGGATCTTCGGGTTATCTTCTTCGCATAGGGATGTTGTCCGCTCCGAACGAGGTGGTCAATCTCACCAGTGACCAGGTAATCGGGACTTGCATCCGCGAAAAGATCGCATATACCAATGAGCTGCATGCAGGTTCTGATTTCGTCCTTGAGTACTGAAGAATGAATGAATCAGCAAAGCGGCCGAGAAGTAATGAAGGGAAAACAACCCGAAGAAAGTGGCGGAGAAACTTACTGTCGACCACACGCTCAGTCCCCTCCTGGCCATACATGACGCTGTACATGAATGGTCGTCCGAGTCCTACAGCCGACGCGCCGAGGCATATGGCTTTGACAACGTCCGAGCCTCTTCGGAACCCCCCGTCGACGAGGATCTCCATGGCGCCGAAGACCTGCGGGCAGTTCCTGTGCAGCTCCAACAGGGTCAAGATGGCCGGCAGAGCGTTGTCAGCTGCCCTCCCTCCGTGGTTGCTCAGAACGATCCCCTCGAACCCGAGCTCCATCGCCTTGACGGCATCCTCGTGCCGCTGGACGCCTTTCAGGACCAGGGGCAGATTGGTGATGCTGCGAAGCCAGGCCAGGTCGCTCCAGCTTATGCTGGGGTCGACCTGTTGGCCCGACTGCCGGGCGAAACCACCGCGCGGCGGTCCCTTGCgggaggcggcggtggcggcagcggcgggcGACGAGCCTTTATACGGATTGACCGAGGACAAGTTCCCCTTGGTGCGCTCGTCCGCTTCGCGCTTTGACACGACGGGAGAGTCTACCGTCACGAATAtagccttgatcttgccgGACGCGGTCACCTTGTGGACGATATCTTCGGACTGCTGCCTGTCGTTGCTCACGTagagctggaagaaggcCCTCTCGGGAGTGGCGTCCAGGATGTCCTCGAGGGGATGGGACGCCATGTTGGGGATCGTCGCGATGATGCCGCTGCTCGCCGCCCCCCTGGCCTGCGCCAGCTCGCCGTCCGTTCCAGCGACGCTGACGGCGGCCGTGGGCGAGATGTAGATGGGGGCGTCGAGCTTGCAGCCGAACAGGGTCGTCGACATGTTGACGTAGCGTACGCCCCTCATGACGGCCGGGCGGAACCAGATGTGCCTGAGGACTCGGTTGTTGAAGCGACAGGTGAGGTTGTCGTTGGAGGCGCCGTCGATGTAGGCCCACGCTTTGGCCGTGAGGGTTCGCTTGGCCacctcctcgaggtcgtAGAGATTGATGAGTTCATCGAGAAGCGGCTTCTGGTCCTTGACCGAGGAAGCTGGCTTGACGGCATCCGAGCCAGCGGTCGCGACGTCGAGGAGATAGCCCACCATCTTGTCAGCTCCAAGGGTGCTCTTGACCAGCTCTGGTGCGTGGAACGTGTTGTACTCTTCCGAAGCATCTTGTCCGGCGTAGCGGTAAATCACTGCAGTCACTCAGCGCCCACGTTAAAACGAATTCTGCCTCTCGTGCTTGGTGCTGGCTGGTCATCTTGACGTACCTTCAGGCCCGCCGGGGTGGCTCGATGGGAAGTCGGAAAAGTCATACACCTTCCCGTTCAGCGCGATCCAGAGATCGCCGTCCTTGTTGTGTTGTCCGAGCTCTTCACGCGAAATCGGCTCTGTCATTCTGCCGCGAGGTATTGGTATTCAATGCTGGTCAATCACCGAGCGATCAGGAGTAATGCAGAGGATCTATCCGTAACAGATACATAATCATCTCGGAATCAAGGAAAAAGAATCAGGGATCCGGCTTCCCCTGTGGATGGGGTTTGGAATCCATACCAAGATTCATGTATGTGCACGCACCACGCCTCCTGACTCAGCTATTacttcctcgtcgtcttcaatTCCATGTATTGCACATTTAGCAGGAAACAAATGGCAAGGCATATATTTGACAGTTCTCACCGGTTAGGAGGAAACCAGAGAGTAAGCGGGAGTACAGAATCAAGAGACCGGTATAATACGCTGCCGTATCCAtacaccatcatcaaagaCAAACGACTTGGGAATGCATAGCTAGTTCAGGGTTTTAGGGTAGAAGAAATCAACCACTTGCTGGGCTGTTGAGACTATCTCGATTGCTGGGTAGTTGATATCCAGAGTCCAAGTAGAAGTAGAGTAGAGTATCTTCTACCCTACCGGGCTCGGGGATGATGTCCCTTGAACGCATCGTCCTGTCTAGATTTGGTGATTCCTCACATGGGCTCGTCGGCGTTACTATCAAAGTCTGTGAAGCATTTTCCAAACGTGTATCTACATCTTGTGGCGTAAGCAGCATCGTATATATATCCATCTCCGTTGAGAATCATCACACACAGGCCGCCCCATCACTCCTCGCTCGCCGCATTCATCGCCGCCCTGATCTCGCCGGCAAGATGCATGAAGGAAGAGCTCTGCAGCACAGTGAAGGTGCTTGTTTCAGCGCCGATGTTCTGTCGGATCCAGTTCCGCACCTCCATGGCGATCAAGGAATCCATGCCGAGCATCTTGAGGGGCTTGTCGAGTGGGAAGCTGCTCCCGTCTTTGATCAGGAAGTTGCCGAGAGTGCCGGCGAGGGCTCTGGCGATGATCTCggttttcttctcctcagaTGGCTCGGCGGCCAGGACGACCTTGAGCGAGCTGCCCTTGGAGGAGCCCTCGCCCCTGACGTCTCCGCTGGAGCTGTCCATGTTGTGGTAGATGCTCATGCGCGGGTCTCGCTTCCACGGGACGCGGGTCGAGGCGGCAGACATGGGcgtcgtggtgttgagacCGATGCCCACGTAGCCCGGCGTGACGTAGCGACTCGTCTTCTTGTCTTCCGTCTCGTGCATGGGCTGTGACTTCAGAAGAGCCaggttgatggcatcgagtAGGTCCGTCTCCTGCAGGATATACATGCCGATCCtgcccagcttcttcaggatCGCGCGGTTCTCCGCCGCGAAGCCCACATCGCCCATGAGGCCGACATCGATGACCGAAGCGACGAGGTTGCGCCCGTGCCGGTACTGGGCAAAGGCGTCGAGGAAAGTGTTGGCAGCCGCGTAGTTGGCCTGGCCCCACTGGCCGATCTGAGCGTTCTGTGAAGAGAACAGTATGAAGAACTCCAATGAAGTACAGTCTGCAGTGGCGTGATGCAGATTCCACGTTCCCTTGACCTTTGGCTCCACAGCCGTGGTCCAGTCCGAGTATGTCATCTTGTTGAGCGTGACATCCCTGAGGACCATGGACATGTTGATGAGGCCGCCGAGTGGCTGGTCAGCCGTAGCAATTGCCACCGCCCTCTGCACGTCCTCGAGGTTGCTGACGCTGCCGGGAACCAGCATCACAGTGCAGCCTTCGGAGCGGAGGTCGTTGAGGAAGTCTCGGTTGTCATCGTTCTCCCGGGCCGATCTGGAGAGGAAGACCAAGACCCGCGCTCCGTGTTCCACCATCCACGTCGCCACGGCACGTCCCAGCCCTCCCAGACCACCCACGAGGAGATAGCTACGGTCAGGGCGGAAGCTGGGCTTGGGCCTGGGAGAGACTTCCAGCTCGGTCGACTCGCCCTCTGGAGGTGCACCTGCACCAAGGTCCTGCGGGTCATCAGGCATCTCGATGACGATCTTGCCGATATGCTTGGCGCTCTGCATGTACCTGTAGGCATCCTGGATCTCGGCAGCCGGGAAGGTCGTGCACGCGACAGGACCCTGGATGGCCGTCGACCGGATCATGTCGACGCATCGACGCATCAGATCGGCGGCGCTCTGCGGGCGAGAGATGGAAAGCCCACGAATGTCCAGGCCCACGAAGCTCCGGTTCGCCTCGAACACCTCCATGGCGAGCTTTGACCGGCGCTGGAAGTCGCGCTTCCCAATCTCTACCATCAGACCGAACTCGGCGACGCACTTCCACGACGCGTGCAGGAGGTCGCCGGAGAGCGAGTTGAGAACGACGTCAACGCCGCGTCCGTTGGTCGCGCGCATGACCTCTGGAAGGAACGTCACGTCACGGGAGTTGAAGATGTGGTCCGCCGGGATATTGTACGTGTCCTCGAGATACCTCCGCTTCGGCTCGCTCCCTACCGTGCAGTATATCTGCATGCAAGCACGTCAGTCATCcaatggagatggagagaagggGAGGCCTTTGTATCTTGGGGTTGTTTACCTGTGCGCCAATGTTCTGTGCAATCTGGATCGCGGCCAAACCGACGCCACCACATGCCGCATGGATGAGAACGGACTGTTTGTTCAAAAGGTTACCGTGCTGGTCATTGAACAGACAGACAAAAAACGGCCGATACTTACCTGTCCTCTTTGAAGCCTGGAAACATCGACCAGTGCCGCCAGAGCGGTTGCATACACGGCGGGCAGAGCGGCACCCTGGACAAAGCTCGTCGAGTCGTCGAGTCTGACGCAGATGTCCTTGGACAACGTCAGCTGCGTGGTGAAGCAGCCGTCGTGGATGAACATGACCCTGTCGCCAACGGAGAGGTCTTGAACATCTGGCCCGACTGCGCGGATGACACCGCTGCCCTCGTGGCCCATTCCGCTGGGATTCCCTTCGACTACGCCCAGAGCCAGAATAACGTCCTGGCGATCGTGTCAGAAGAGTTCATGTAAAAGTAAAGGCTGGGGCTTGGGGTGGGAGGAGCACGAACCCTGAAGTTGAGACCAACGGCCTTCACTTCGACCAACACCTCGCCCTTGGCGGGAGCGGCCGGAACGCCGCCGTCGATCCACTTCATTGTGCGTAGAAGACCTGGAGTCGACATGTTGAGGTGCTTGAGAGCGACCTCGACATCGTGTGGCTCCTTGCGCGCGGCCCCTGAAAACGCACCCGACATGGTCTCCCAGTGGAATCGCGGAATCAGGATCCTGCCGTCGACCAAGGCATATTCGTAGTCGTGATCCATAGACTCCGGATCTAGGTCCGGAGTGCCGACCCGGCCCCAGATGTCAATGATCGCCTCGGTGGCCCTGCTCGTGGTCGTCCTCTTGTCGAGCTCGACGGTGTACATCTGTAGTGAGTACTCGTTCCGGACCGTCCTGGCGAGGCCGAGCATCATTGCAGGCTCGGGGTTCGCGCAGTCTATCTGGCAAGCTTCCGTCACCCAGATCACCCTTGCCTTGTGGCTCTGGAAGTAGGCAatgatggtcttgaaggTCTCCTCGGACATTTCATGCAATAGaggcttctcgagctcgaggacggAAATGATGTCGCAAGACGGGAGAGGCTGACCCAAGAGGCATGTCTCGACGTCTATGCCCATGGCACCGAGACGGGAGATCATCTCTACCGCATGGGGCTCATCGGCGGTATGGCACAGAACCGCCACCTtggagggcaaggtcgatC
This Fusarium keratoplasticum isolate Fu6.1 chromosome 6, whole genome shotgun sequence DNA region includes the following protein-coding sequences:
- a CDS encoding Esterase-like protein; protein product: MDENPLRLQFRPRAARFPSAAPLVLIHDAGGTVYSYLRLGDLKRDVWAISDPYFEAVKPWDGGFDEMAEHYQQLIESAGIRGPILLGGWSLGAYVSLAIAKRMLHMKPCRFYVTGILMVDSPVQIPTSTLPPCGPDPDFSDLPDLVRKSFDKFDAMLSVCDLPAWDSPACQGKPVRLAAGGKTFTVETDQVLHLPLGGGWTTASLTKTPQEEGRVEVTEQFTGPPPAVLVRCLRRTPTDAPSQGPSQVDRYRDELLLGWEGRHQSFIKAVIDVDKHHFNVFQPSNADTMTQHINEGLNMLDSLQIA
- a CDS encoding Cytochrome b2-like protein: MTEPISREELGQHNKDGDLWIALNGKVYDFSDFPSSHPGGPEVIYRYAGQDASEEYNTFHAPELVKSTLGADKMVGYLLDVATAGSDAVKPASSVKDQKPLLDELINLYDLEEVAKRTLTAKAWAYIDGASNDNLTCRFNNRVLRHIWFRPAVMRGVRYVNMSTTLFGCKLDAPIYISPTAAVSVAGTDGELAQARGAASSGIIATIPNMASHPLEDILDATPERAFFQLYVSNDRQQSEDIVHKVTASGKIKAIFVTVDSPVVSKREADERTKGNLSSVNPYKGSSPAAAATAASRKGPPRGGFARQSGQQVDPSISWSDLAWLRSITNLPLVLKGVQRHEDAVKAMELGFEGIVLSNHGGRAADNALPAILTLLELHRNCPQVFGAMEILVDGGFRRGSDVVKAICLGASAVGLGRPFMYSVMYGQEGTERVVDILKDEIRTCMQLIGICDLFADASPDYLVTGEIDHLVRSGQHPYAKKITRRSRI